One stretch of Candidatus Parvarchaeota archaeon DNA includes these proteins:
- a CDS encoding signal recognition particle protein, whose product MDLGRGLRGALAKITGAAIIDEKAVKELVRELQRALISNDVNVKLVFELSKNIESEALDTKQLAGTSVKEHVVKVVYDQLSALMGKAHTPKLQRQKILMVGLFGSGKTTTCGKLAHFYKSRGLSVALVCADTDRPAAYEQLEQVAKNAGAKFYGMKGEKDVKKIVDMCKSAAKEDIVILDSSGRSGFDEHLVGQLININTVFAPDEKYLVMNADIGQVAGGQAQQFHSAIGLTGVIITKLDGSGKGGGALSAVAQTDAKVAFIGTGEKTEDFEAFDSSRFVGRLLGFPDLQSLLEKVEKITKEEKLQLEQGADEEFTIRTFYNQLRAVKKMGPLKGVFAAMGMADLPNELLDQSEGKLKRFESIINSMTENERRDVQLLHKNTGRIERIAKGCGCRPEEVRELVGQFEKVEKMLGSFKKNRGMRRRLEKMLAGRDLSAFGMQPKGQ is encoded by the coding sequence ATGGACCTTGGTCGCGGCTTGCGCGGCGCGCTTGCAAAGATAACAGGCGCCGCCATCATAGATGAGAAGGCAGTAAAGGAGCTTGTGCGCGAGCTGCAGCGCGCCCTTATTTCAAACGACGTCAATGTCAAGCTTGTTTTTGAACTTTCAAAAAACATCGAGAGTGAGGCGCTTGACACAAAGCAGCTTGCAGGCACGTCAGTAAAGGAACACGTAGTCAAAGTTGTCTATGACCAGCTTAGCGCGCTTATGGGAAAGGCGCACACCCCAAAGCTCCAACGCCAAAAAATACTCATGGTCGGGCTGTTTGGCTCAGGCAAAACAACAACATGTGGCAAGCTTGCGCACTTCTACAAGTCAAGGGGGCTTTCGGTTGCACTTGTCTGTGCGGATACAGACAGGCCGGCTGCGTACGAGCAGCTTGAGCAGGTCGCAAAAAACGCGGGGGCAAAATTCTACGGCATGAAGGGCGAAAAGGACGTTAAAAAAATAGTTGATATGTGCAAAAGTGCTGCAAAAGAGGACATAGTCATACTTGACTCCTCAGGGAGGTCCGGCTTTGACGAGCACTTGGTTGGCCAGCTCATAAACATAAACACGGTCTTTGCACCTGATGAAAAATACCTTGTCATGAACGCTGACATAGGCCAGGTTGCAGGAGGCCAGGCGCAGCAGTTCCACAGCGCAATCGGACTGACTGGTGTCATAATAACAAAGCTCGATGGGAGTGGAAAAGGGGGCGGCGCGCTTTCCGCAGTCGCGCAGACCGACGCAAAAGTCGCATTCATAGGAACCGGGGAGAAGACTGAAGATTTTGAAGCTTTTGACTCCTCGCGCTTTGTGGGCAGGCTGCTTGGATTCCCTGACTTGCAAAGCCTCCTTGAAAAAGTTGAGAAGATAACAAAAGAGGAAAAGCTGCAGCTTGAGCAGGGGGCCGACGAGGAGTTCACAATACGGACTTTTTACAACCAGCTTCGCGCAGTAAAGAAGATGGGGCCGCTTAAAGGAGTATTTGCTGCAATGGGCATGGCTGATTTGCCAAATGAGCTGTTGGACCAGTCTGAAGGCAAGCTCAAGCGCTTTGAGTCAATAATCAACTCCATGACCGAAAACGAGCGGCGCGATGTGCAGCTTTTGCACAAAAACACTGGCAGGATTGAGAGGATTGCAAAGGGCTGCGGCTGCCGGCCCGAGGAAGTCAGGGAGCTTGTTGGCCAGTTTGAAAAAGTTGAGAAAATGCTCGGCTCGTTCAAGAAAAACAGGGGCATGAGAAGGCGGCTTGAAAAGATGCTGGCAGGCCGGGATTTGTCCGCATTTGGCATGCAGCCAAAAGGCCAGTAG